The window GCCACGTAACTTGCCGGATGGCGCGCCAGCCACAGGCCGTAGCTGACCGGGTAGACGACGAACGCCAGAAACACCAGCATATACGGCACAAGGAGTGCAAGGCCCCAGACTTGCGGGGTCGAGAGGCGTGCCGACAGCGGCCTGCGCGGGACAATATTGCCGGGGGTGGAGAGCGTCATCGAAGTCATGGAACGCACCTGGTACAGTCTAGGACTGAATAGACTCAACACGGACCGTCATTTTGAAACTGTCATTCCGGGATGCGCCGTCGGCGACGTAGCCGACAAAGGCGCAGGGCCGGAATCCATACTCCCGGCGGTGGTCATGGATTCCGGGCTCGCTCGCAGCTGACGTTGCTCGCGCCCGGAATGACGGGGATCAGCCCGCGACCTGCTTGATGCGGGCGATCAACTCATCCACGGCCTTGTCCACCGGGACCTTCTCGCTCACGACCCGATTCATTGCCTTGGCCCAGACGTTCTCATTGTTCAGAATCGTGAACTTGTAGTTCTTGACGAAGTCGAAGGTCGAGGTGCCCGCCGTGAACTGGTTGTAGACCGCCTTGCGATGGTGGTCAGCCTGCCAGAACGGGCTCTTCTGTCCGGCGATGGTGACCGGGAACCAGCGGCCGAGCGCGCCTTCGACATAGGGCTGGAGGTTTTCCTCCTGCAGCAGGAATTTGACGAATTCCTTGGCCTGCGCCTTGTTCTTCGAGTTGGTGAAGATCACGCCGGTTTTCACGTCGGAGCGATACTTGATCGGCGATCCGTCCGGCTTGTTGGGGAAGGCCGCGGTGATGATGGTCTCTTCATAGGCCTTCTTGCCGGCAGCGCGCTGCTCCGGCGTCAGCGCCGGATTATTGGAATCCTCGAACCATTTCGCCGCAATCGAGATGGTGAAATTGTGGGTCATCACCGTGGTGCGGTTATGGAAGGCGACGTTGTTGTCCGGGTCTTTCCAGGTGGTGGAAGACGGCGGCGTGCAGCCCTTGAGGTAGGGGTCGGTGTAATCTTTCAGCGCACCGATCAGCCCTTCCTTGACCTTGGGATCGTCGACCAGGAGCTTGCCGTCGTCGTCGACCAGCTTGACGTTATAGGCGTCCATGAAGGTGTAGAACGACTGGAAAGAGTCGGTGGATTCCACGCCCATCGGCATGCCGATGCCGTAGCCGCGGGTGCCGCTGGCCTTGCGAAAGCCCGGCTGCACCTTGTCGCACCAGAACGACCAATAGCCCTTCCAGTCGGTCGGGATATCGCTCACCTTGAAGCCGGACTGCTCCAGCAGGTCGCTCCAGATCTGGACGTGCATCGACTGCTGCTTCAGCGGGAAGCCGTAATAGGCTTTCTTCTTGGTCTGGTCGTTGAACAGATAGGCGGTCTCGATGGTATTCGGCGCGAAGGCCGATTTCATCGGCGTCAGGATGTCGGAGAGATCCTCGAGCTTGCCTTCGAACGCCCACTTGCCCGCGGCCTGCACATCGTAGGTGTCGGCATAGGCGACGTCCGGTGGCGTGCCGGAATCCAGCGCCGCCACGGTCTTCGGGATCATGTCCTGAATGGCGTATTGCGAGAGTTCGACCTTGACGCCGGTCTTGGCCTCGAACTTCCTGATCGCTTCGAGCAGTGCGTCGTCTTCGGACCGGTAAAAACCCTTGCCCCACCAGACGGTTATCTTGTCCTCGGCCATCGCCGGCGCCGCTGCATAGAACAGGCCGATGGCAGCGGTAGTGAACGCAAGCGAACGTATGCCCTTGAATGCCACGATGTCTTTCCTCCCCTGACGTTTTATTTTGCGTCAGACTACTGAATTCCGGCCTGCCGTCCAGACAAGTCGATGTTGCAGTGCGGAGGGAGATGGCGTTCCACGCCAAAGACGATCGTCACTACGCCGAATTGATGAGGCCCCGGCGATCAACGCCGGCGCCTCATCGCTTGGCTCTTAAATATGTTTACCTGAATCCGCCGGTGACGTGCAGCGTCTCGCCGGTGATGTAGGATGCTTCATCGGAGGCGAAGAACGCGACGGCGGCGGCGATTTCCTCCACGGTGCCGATGCGGGCAAGCGGCGTGACGGATTCGATCCAGGTACGCATCTCGCCTTCGTGCAGGCCGGCCGAGACGACGCCTTCGGTGGCGATCATGCCGGGGTTGACGGCATTGACGCGGATCTTGCGCGGCGCCAGTTCCTTTGACAGCGACACGGTGATCGCATCGACGGGGGCTTTGGTCGCGGTGTAGACGGAAGCATTCGGCGGCGCGATCGTCGAGACACCGGAACTGATGTTGACGATGCTGCCGCCGTTCGGATTGAAATGCCGCGCGGCTTCCTGCGACACCAGCAGCAAACCGAGAACATTGAGATCGAAATGCTTGTGGAAGTGTTCGGCCGTAATGCCGTCCAACGGCGCGAACTCATAGATGCCGGCATTGTTAACGAGGACATCGATCGGGCCGAGCGCCTTGACCGTGTCGGCAACCACGCTTTGGACATTCTTGCTGTCAGTCAGATTACCGTGCACCGCGACGGCCTTGCCGCCCTTGCCGGTGATCTCGGCGACCACGCGGTCAGCGCCGGCTTTGCTGGCGCTGTAATTGACGGCGACCGCGGCGCCTTCTGCGGCCAGGCGGCGGGCGATCTCGGCGCCGATTCCTTTGGACGCGCCGGTGACGAGTGCGACTTTACCTTCAAATCTCTTGGACATGATGATTCTCATAGGGTGGAGGAACGCCATCGTTCCATAGTTCAGTAATAGTGAACTATTGAACCAGTTCAAGGCCCGTACTATATTTTTTGGATGGTTCAGTTCGTTCATTCCATCGAAAGACGACATCACGCTGGCGGGCGTGCTCAGCGCCCTGGCCGATCCGATGCGGCTGCGCATTGTCAAAAGCCTGCTTGGCTGCAACAGCTGCATGTCGTGCACCGAGGCCACCCCGCTTCCGGGGATGGCGAAGTCGACATTGTCGCACCATTTCCGCGTCTTGCGGGAGGCGGGCCTGATTCAGACGTCGAAAAGGGGCGTCGAGCACCGCAATGTCGTCCGTGAAGACGACATCAATACCCGGTTCCCCAAACTGCTGGAGACGGTTCTGGGCTTCGGCGACTGAGATTACCGTCGCCGGGGCTTTCGACCGACCCTTGCTGAAATGCATGACCGCCTTTACCTCTGCGGAGATTTTTCGCAGAGGACGCCACCATGCTCGACGCCGCCGTGAAGGCGCTTTCGCAGATCCTGTCGCCGCCAATGCGCAGCATCCTGTGGAAGTCGATTGGCCTTGCGCTGGTGCTGATCGTGGTGCTGGCGATCGGGCTTCAGCGGCTGCTGAGCTGGTTCGCCACCTCGGGCGAAGTCTGGGCCGAGGCCATGCTGGGACCGGGCTTTCATACCGCGCTGGATATTCTGGCCTGGGTGCTGTCGATCGCCGCCGGCCTCGGCGTGGTGTTGGGTGCGGTTTTCCTGATGCCGGCGATCACCTCGCTGGTCGCCAGCGTCTTTGTCGACGACGTCGCCGACATCGTCGAGCGCGAGCACTATCCCGCCGAGCGCGTCGGCACCGCGCTGCCGTTCGGGCTTGCGATGACCGAAGGCGTCAAGACCGCGCTGTTGACCATCCTGGTCTATCTGATCGCGCTGCCGTTCGTGTTCCTCGCCGGCGCCGGCTTCATCGCATTCTTCATCGCGACCGCGTGGCTGCTCGGCCGGGAATATTTTGAACTCGCCGCCATGCGGTTTCGCACCCCCGCCGAAGCCAAGGCAATGCGCAAGCAGCATGGCATGACGATCTTCACCGCGGGCCTGGTGATTGCCGCCTTCGTCTCGATTCCGATCGTCAATCTGGCCACGCCGTTGTTCGGCATGGCCTTCATGGTCCACATGCACAAGCGCCTCAGTGGCCCGCGTCCGGAGCTGATCGAGCCGGCGAGGCGGGAGAGGATGCCGGCGGCGTAGCGCCCGGGGCGCTGCTGCTCACGGGGGGCGTCGCCGCAGCTCCGTCGTCGGTCCATTCCGGCGGCGCCCCGACGCGACCTGCGACCATGCCGGCCAGACCCGGCGCCTTGCCGAAGGCGGAGCAGGCAACGTATTTCGGCTTTCCGCCGAGCGAGGATCCGATCTTTTCCAGCGACGGCAATTCCGGCAGCTTCCCGAATGGCGTGCTGCCGGTCACCAGCAATCGGCTGAAGTCGCCGCCGAACGTCGTTCCAAGCTCATAGGCATCGCCCGATGTCGAAACCCTCGGCGCGCTCGTGAACGAGTCGGCGCCGCGCGCCCAGATCATGGCGGCTTGCTGCCTGCCGGCCCTGTCGATCGCCTCTGCCTCGAGTGTCAGGCTGCCCAGTCCGATCGGAATGCGCGGCACCGGGACTGGTACGCCAAGGCTGAGGGCCGCCGGGATGATCGAAACGACTTTCGATGTGCCCGCGGCCACTTCGTCTGTTGCATCGGCATGGGTGATGACGGCGTGAACCGTCAAATCCGCCGGCGCGCCGGTGCCCACGACCTCGAACCGGTCGCTCAGTCCGGCGCACAGCGACCGATCGACCGCATTGGCGACCAGAATGCGCTGCTTCACGGGAATCGCCGCAGCGGCTACTTCCGGGAACGTTGTCGGCACGATCCGTATCGATTTGGCCGCAAGAATGTCGTCGCGGCTGACGCGGATGAGTGATTTCGTCAGCGCGCCATCGGATGGCGCCATGTTGTCATACGAAGCGAGCGACTCGCCGCGGGTCATCGGCGCGCTCGCGCAACCCGGCAATGCCAGCATGGCGATCCCCGCGACAGCGAACCACGCGATCTTTCCCATGGATCGTTCCGCCAGGAGGTCCGGGCCGGTCATCCCTGCACATCGATCCGCTGCGTCATGGGTGGTTGTGCGCGGTAAGCAAGGCTGAGCATTGCGGAGGCAACTCGTCCCCGCTCGGCGGCAAGGCAACGATGATGAGCGCGAACAGAAACTTCCGCATGGAATTCCCCGGTGAATCACGCGGGCAGGATAGCCCGGCGGCGGGCGCGTGCGGATTAAGTCATGTTAAGAAAAATTTCTGCCGAAGCAGGCGCCCCCGACGCGCGGCCAGACCCGGCACTTAATAAAACTTTATACAGGCGGCGGTGCTCTCAAACATCAACTGCCCTTAAATTCGCCGGATGCTCGACATAACGGACACCATGACTTCTTTGCTTCCTGCTCCGCCCGTCGCGAAAGCGCGCATTCTCTGCGTCGAGGACGATGTGGAGATTGCGCGCATGCTGACCGATATACTGCGAGAGAGCGGCTTTGAACCCTGCTTCGTCAGCTCTGCAATAGAGATGGATGCGGTGCTCAAGCAGCGCAACGTCGACCTCGTCATCCTCGACATCATGCTGCCGGACGAGGACGGCCTTAGCATCTGCCGCAGGCTCCGCGCGAATTCCTCGATCCCCATCATTATGGTCACCGCGCGGGGCGAGGATATGGACCGTATTCTCGGGTTGGAGCTCGGCGCCGATGATTATGTTGCAAAACCCTTCAATTCACGCGAGCTCGTCGCCCGCATCCGGACCATCCTGCGCCGCGCCGACAGCGCGCCGGGAACGGCACGACAGCGTGAGCGGCAGCTCCGCTTCGCCGGCTGGCAGATCGATCCCGCCTCGCGCGAGCTTCATGATCCCGAAGGCGTCAGGATCGCGTTGACCAGCGTCGAATTCGATTTGCTGCTGGCGTTCTGCCGCCATCCCGGACAGATCCTGACACGAGAGCAACTGATCGAACTAACGCACGGCCGGCTCGCAGGCCCGATCGAGCGCAGCATCGACGTCCATATCAGCCGCATCCGGCAGAAGATCGAGGCCGATCCCCGCGATCCCAACTTCATCAAGACGGTGCGTCTGGGCGGATATGTCTTTACGCCCAATGTGGAGCAGGCATGATGGGCAGGCTCGGCCGTCTGGTTCCACGCAGCCTGACCGGACAGATTACGGGCATCGTCGCCGTCTCGGTCATGCTCGGCATCCTGTTCACCCTGGCGATCGTTGTCTTCGTCTTCGGCATGACATTGCCGGGGCAGAGCCCGGGCTCCGTCGCGTCCCGCATCTCCGACGTGACCAAGCTGGTTCGCGCGACCTCTAATCCGGCGGAAGCCGACATCGTAATCGCTAGCGCCCGCAAGGCCGGCTTCAAGGTCAGCCGCGTCGCGATATCCGATCTCACCCCTTCGCCGGATGATGCCGGCGTGCCGATGTCATCCTCTCTGATTGTTCGCAGATTGAATGCGGAGCCGGGAATCCAGGTCCTCGAGGGGCTGCGATATCCGCCTGGTCCGCGATACCAGCTCGCCGTGAGGCTCGACGAACGAAACGCCCTTGTCTTCGAGGCGATGGCGGGCATGAGCCTGTGGCGCTATTTTCTGACGCCGACAGCCCTCGTGCTGACGATCGTCATGATCTTCGCACTGCTGCTATCGATCTATGCGATCCGCTGGATCATCGCGCCGCTGGCTGCCGTTGCCCAGGCCGCGCATTCATTCGGCCGCTCTC is drawn from Nitrobacteraceae bacterium AZCC 2146 and contains these coding sequences:
- a CDS encoding two-component system OmpR family response regulator (product_source=KO:K02483; cath_funfam=1.10.10.10,3.40.50.2300; cog=COG0745; ko=KO:K02483; pfam=PF00072,PF00486; superfamily=46894,52172); amino-acid sequence: MLTDILRESGFEPCFVSSAIEMDAVLKQRNVDLVILDIMLPDEDGLSICRRLRANSSIPIIMVTARGEDMDRILGLELGADDYVAKPFNSRELVARIRTILRRADSAPGTARQRERQLRFAGWQIDPASRELHDPEGVRIALTSVEFDLLLAFCRHPGQILTREQLIELTHGRLAGPIERSIDVHISRIRQKIEADPRDPNFIKTVRLGGYVFTPNVEQA
- a CDS encoding multiple sugar transport system substrate-binding protein (product_source=KO:K02027; cath_funfam=3.40.190.10; cleavage_site_network=SignalP-noTM; cog=COG1653; ko=KO:K02027; pfam=PF13416; superfamily=53850; transmembrane_helix_parts=Inside_1_4,TMhelix_5_27,Outside_28_460), encoding MAFKGIRSLAFTTAAIGLFYAAAPAMAEDKITVWWGKGFYRSEDDALLEAIRKFEAKTGVKVELSQYAIQDMIPKTVAALDSGTPPDVAYADTYDVQAAGKWAFEGKLEDLSDILTPMKSAFAPNTIETAYLFNDQTKKKAYYGFPLKQQSMHVQIWSDLLEQSGFKVSDIPTDWKGYWSFWCDKVQPGFRKASGTRGYGIGMPMGVESTDSFQSFYTFMDAYNVKLVDDDGKLLVDDPKVKEGLIGALKDYTDPYLKGCTPPSSTTWKDPDNNVAFHNRTTVMTHNFTISIAAKWFEDSNNPALTPEQRAAGKKAYEETIITAAFPNKPDGSPIKYRSDVKTGVIFTNSKNKAQAKEFVKFLLQEENLQPYVEGALGRWFPVTIAGQKSPFWQADHHRKAVYNQFTAGTSTFDFVKNYKFTILNNENVWAKAMNRVVSEKVPVDKAVDELIARIKQVAG
- a CDS encoding hypothetical protein (product_source=Hypo-rule applied; cleavage_site_network=SignalP-noTM; pfam=PF11769), with product MGKIAWFAVAGIAMLALPGCASAPMTRGESLASYDNMAPSDGALTKSLIRVSRDDILAAKSIRIVPTTFPEVAAAAIPVKQRILVANAVDRSLCAGLSDRFEVVGTGAPADLTVHAVITHADATDEVAAGTSKVVSIIPAALSLGVPVPVPRIPIGLGSLTLEAEAIDRAGRQQAAMIWARGADSFTSAPRVSTSGDAYELGTTFGGDFSRLLVTGSTPFGKLPELPSLEKIGSSLGGKPKYVACSAFGKAPGLAGMVAGRVGAPPEWTDDGAAATPPVSSSAPGATPPASSPASPARSAPDAGH
- a CDS encoding 3-oxoacyl-[acyl-carrier protein] reductase (product_source=KO:K00059; cath_funfam=3.40.50.720; cog=COG1028; ko=KO:K00059; pfam=PF13561; superfamily=51735) — its product is MSKRFEGKVALVTGASKGIGAEIARRLAAEGAAVAVNYSASKAGADRVVAEITGKGGKAVAVHGNLTDSKNVQSVVADTVKALGPIDVLVNNAGIYEFAPLDGITAEHFHKHFDLNVLGLLLVSQEAARHFNPNGGSIVNISSGVSTIAPPNASVYTATKAPVDAITVSLSKELAPRKIRVNAVNPGMIATEGVVSAGLHEGEMRTWIESVTPLARIGTVEEIAAAVAFFASDEASYITGETLHVTGGFR
- a CDS encoding DNA-binding transcriptional ArsR family regulator (product_source=COG0640; cath_funfam=1.10.10.10; cog=COG0640; pfam=PF12840; smart=SM00418; superfamily=46785) → MNQFKARTIFFGWFSSFIPSKDDITLAGVLSALADPMRLRIVKSLLGCNSCMSCTEATPLPGMAKSTLSHHFRVLREAGLIQTSKRGVEHRNVVREDDINTRFPKLLETVLGFGD
- a CDS encoding CysZ protein (product_source=KO:K06203; cog=COG2981; ko=KO:K06203; pfam=PF07264; transmembrane_helix_parts=Inside_1_19,TMhelix_20_42,Outside_43_51,TMhelix_52_74,Inside_75_78,TMhelix_79_101,Outside_102_133,TMhelix_134_168,Inside_169_195,TMhelix_196_218,Outside_219_250), which produces MLDAAVKALSQILSPPMRSILWKSIGLALVLIVVLAIGLQRLLSWFATSGEVWAEAMLGPGFHTALDILAWVLSIAAGLGVVLGAVFLMPAITSLVASVFVDDVADIVEREHYPAERVGTALPFGLAMTEGVKTALLTILVYLIALPFVFLAGAGFIAFFIATAWLLGREYFELAAMRFRTPAEAKAMRKQHGMTIFTAGLVIAAFVSIPIVNLATPLFGMAFMVHMHKRLSGPRPELIEPARRERMPAA